In Blattabacterium cuenoti, the following proteins share a genomic window:
- the rplQ gene encoding 50S ribosomal protein L17 has translation MNYKNNNNHLGRKYGHRKSLLSNMASSLIKKKKIFTTLSKAKALRRYIEPIITKSKIDNTHSRRNIFSYLKDKIAVSELFKDTFQKVRERTGGYTRIIKAGFRFGDRATLSFIELVDFNTIYISKNVKKSVRRGGKGKKSKIIKKE, from the coding sequence ATGAATTATAAAAATAATAATAATCATTTAGGAAGAAAGTATGGCCATAGAAAATCTCTTCTCTCTAATATGGCTTCTTCTTTAATAAAAAAAAAGAAAATATTTACTACATTATCTAAAGCGAAAGCTTTAAGAAGATATATTGAACCTATTATTACAAAGTCAAAAATTGATAATACACATTCTAGAAGGAATATTTTTTCATATTTAAAAGATAAAATAGCTGTATCAGAACTTTTTAAAGATACTTTTCAAAAAGTACGTGAACGTACTGGTGGATATACTAGAATCATAAAAGCTGGATTTCGTTTTGGAGATAGAGCTACTCTTTCTTTTATTGAGTTAGTAGATTTTAACACTATTTATATATCTAAAAATGTAAAAAAATCTGTGAGACGTGGGGGGAAAGGAAAAAAAAGTAAAATAATAAAAAAAGAATGA
- a CDS encoding DNA-directed RNA polymerase subunit alpha gives MSILDFVKPDRITIYELSDNRSVFHLKPLEPGYGITLGNALRRVLLGSLKGFAVTSIRIKGVKYEFSTIKGVIEDVTEIVLNFKKIRFKQNTSEINKEVVNVHIGIGDIEKVTGDILNKFISNFQVLNTDLVICNKDISIPLEISFIIEEGRGYVPAEENKKSNDHLIDTIYIDSIYTPIKNVKYTIENCRVGQKTDFENLSLDIKTDGSISPKFALMEASKILIQYFSIFSYEKIGKKKQEEIGESKKYNEEYLRMKTLLKSKLSDMDLSVRTKNCLKFASIKSIKDLVVCDRNNMLKMRNFGKKSLDELESKMKEKGLYFGMDISEYKLDKE, from the coding sequence ATGTCTATTTTAGATTTTGTAAAACCTGATAGAATTACAATATATGAATTATCGGATAACAGGAGTGTTTTTCATTTGAAACCTTTAGAACCTGGGTATGGAATAACATTAGGAAATGCATTAAGAAGAGTTCTTCTAGGCTCTTTAAAAGGTTTTGCTGTTACCTCTATTAGAATTAAAGGGGTAAAATACGAATTTTCTACCATAAAAGGTGTTATAGAAGATGTAACTGAAATAGTATTAAATTTTAAAAAAATTCGTTTTAAGCAAAATACATCAGAAATAAATAAAGAAGTTGTTAATGTACATATTGGTATTGGAGATATAGAAAAAGTAACAGGTGATATTTTAAATAAATTTATTTCTAATTTCCAAGTTTTAAATACAGACTTAGTTATTTGTAACAAAGATATATCTATTCCATTGGAAATAAGTTTTATAATAGAAGAAGGAAGAGGTTATGTTCCTGCGGAAGAAAATAAAAAAAGTAATGATCATTTAATAGATACAATCTATATTGATTCTATATATACTCCAATTAAAAATGTAAAATATACAATAGAAAATTGTCGTGTTGGACAAAAAACTGATTTTGAAAATTTATCATTAGATATTAAAACAGATGGATCTATATCTCCAAAATTTGCTCTTATGGAAGCTTCTAAAATATTAATTCAGTATTTTTCCATTTTTTCTTACGAAAAAATAGGAAAAAAGAAACAAGAAGAAATAGGAGAAAGTAAAAAATATAATGAAGAATATTTACGAATGAAAACATTATTAAAATCTAAACTTAGTGATATGGATCTATCTGTACGTACAAAAAATTGTTTAAAATTTGCTTCTATAAAATCTATAAAAGATTTAGTAGTTTGTGATAGAAATAATATGTTAAAGATGAGAAACTTTGGAAAAAAATCTTTAGATGAATTAGAAAGTAAAATGAAAGAAAAGGGGTTATATTTTGGAATGGATATATCAGAGTATAAATTAGACAAAGAATAG
- the rpsD gene encoding 30S ribosomal protein S4 — MAKYIGPKTKISRRLGQSIYGVDKYFERKKYPSNKHGKNRRRGKRSEYLIQLIEKQKAKYTYGILERQFEKLFLEAAKKKGITGELLLQACESRLDNIVFRLKFAPSRSSARQIVSHRHILVNDKIVNIPSFRLKPGDKIGIREKSKKHPVIIDSINKKAGFLVEWLILDEKNMLGIFRIMPKRTEIPENIKEQLIVELYSK, encoded by the coding sequence ATGGCAAAATATATAGGACCAAAAACTAAAATTTCTAGGAGGCTTGGGCAAAGTATTTATGGAGTAGATAAATATTTTGAAAGAAAAAAATATCCATCAAATAAACATGGGAAGAATAGACGTAGAGGAAAAAGATCAGAATATCTTATACAATTAATAGAAAAACAAAAAGCAAAATATACTTATGGTATATTAGAACGTCAATTTGAAAAATTATTTCTAGAGGCTGCGAAGAAAAAAGGAATAACCGGAGAATTATTGCTACAAGCTTGTGAAAGCCGTCTTGATAATATAGTTTTTAGGTTAAAATTTGCTCCATCTAGATCTTCTGCAAGACAAATTGTTTCTCATAGACATATTTTAGTAAACGATAAAATTGTTAATATTCCATCTTTTAGGTTAAAACCTGGAGATAAAATAGGAATAAGAGAAAAATCAAAAAAACATCCAGTTATAATAGATTCTATTAATAAAAAAGCAGGATTTTTAGTAGAATGGTTAATTTTAGATGAAAAAAATATGTTAGGAATATTTAGAATTATGCCTAAAAGAACAGAAATACCTGAAAATATTAAGGAGCAACTAATTGTTGAATTGTATTCAAAGTAA
- the rpsK gene encoding 30S ribosomal protein S11, translated as MAKSSSGKKRSVSIDPIGIAHIQSTFNNIIITITNRKGDVIAWSSAGKMNFKGSKKNTPYAAQIAAENVAKEGLSAGVKKVEVKVKGPGAGRDSAIRALSNSGIIVTLIKDITPLPHNGCRPPKRRRV; from the coding sequence ATGGCTAAATCATCATCTGGAAAAAAAAGATCAGTTTCAATTGATCCTATAGGGATTGCTCATATTCAATCTACTTTTAATAACATTATTATTACCATAACAAATAGAAAAGGTGATGTTATTGCATGGTCTTCTGCTGGAAAAATGAATTTCAAAGGATCCAAAAAAAATACTCCTTACGCTGCTCAAATAGCAGCAGAAAATGTAGCAAAAGAAGGATTAAGTGCTGGAGTAAAAAAAGTTGAAGTAAAAGTAAAAGGGCCAGGAGCTGGTAGAGATTCAGCTATACGTGCATTGAGTAATTCTGGAATCATAGTTACTTTAATAAAAGATATTACTCCATTACCACATAATGGTTGTAGGCCACCTAAACGAAGAAGAGTTTAA
- the rpsM gene encoding 30S ribosomal protein S13, giving the protein MAIRISGVDLPIFKRGIIGLTYLYGIGKSLSKKILHSVGIDENKKMSDWSDSDISKIRKYISNNMKIEGELRADIQTNIKRLMDIGCYTGTRHRKGLPLRGQKTKNNCRTRKGRKKTIANKKKITK; this is encoded by the coding sequence ATGGCAATTAGAATTTCTGGAGTAGATCTTCCTATATTTAAAAGAGGTATTATAGGTTTAACTTATTTATATGGAATAGGAAAAAGTTTATCTAAAAAAATATTGCATTCTGTTGGAATAGATGAAAATAAAAAAATGTCTGATTGGTCTGATAGTGATATTAGTAAAATAAGAAAATATATATCTAACAATATGAAAATTGAAGGAGAATTAAGAGCTGATATTCAAACAAACATTAAAAGATTAATGGATATAGGATGTTATACAGGAACAAGACATAGAAAAGGATTACCATTGAGGGGACAGAAAACTAAGAATAATTGTAGAACAAGAAAAGGAAGGAAAAAAACTATAGCAAATAAGAAAAAAATTACAAAATAA
- the rpmJ gene encoding 50S ribosomal protein L36, whose translation MKVRASLKKRTANCKIVSRKGRLRIINKKNPRFKQKQG comes from the coding sequence ATGAAAGTAAGAGCATCTCTAAAAAAAAGAACTGCAAATTGCAAAATTGTTAGTAGAAAAGGTCGTTTACGTATTATAAATAAAAAAAATCCAAGATTTAAACAAAAACAAGGTTAA
- the infA gene encoding translation initiation factor IF-1 — translation MAKQKHIEVDGVIIESSPNAMFRVELENGCIVKAHISGKMRMHYIKILPGDKVRLEMSSYDLERGRITYRY, via the coding sequence ATGGCTAAACAAAAACATATAGAAGTAGATGGAGTTATTATAGAATCATCTCCAAATGCAATGTTTCGTGTAGAATTAGAAAATGGATGTATAGTTAAGGCACATATATCTGGAAAAATGAGAATGCATTATATAAAAATATTACCTGGAGATAAAGTTAGATTAGAAATGTCATCTTATGATTTAGAAAGAGGTAGAATAACTTATAGATATTAA
- the secY gene encoding preprotein translocase subunit SecY, which produces MNNFLITFYNIWNAKELRKKIITTLCLLLIYRFGAYIPLPGINPLGISDFLDKLNSGSKGLMQILSSFTGGAFNRASILALGIMPYISASIIIQLMCIIIPYLQRLRRDGESGRKQINLLTRWLTVGICLIQAPVYLISLTKQFIPFSSPSSSSAYLIDMNTFYGSSMFWMIGVFILTSGTLFTMWLGDYITDKGIGNGVSLIIMSGIIARFPNAIVKEILNKIKKGYEGVIILFLEILLWLLVILFSIIIIQAVRKIPVQYVSHYKSLVTDSKLIHKRHQYIPLKVTVAGVMPIIFSQAIMLFPLTFSNYIKNTEIKKFFRLFQDIYGVWYNSTIFILVIVFTFFYTAITIPVNQIADDLKRNGGHIPRIKPGKDTAEYIDYVLSKITFPGAVLLAIIAILPSIVFRIGVTQNFSLFYGGTSLLIVVGVIIDISQQINIYLLNYHYDGLMMMKNRIN; this is translated from the coding sequence GTGAATAATTTTCTAATAACTTTTTATAATATATGGAACGCAAAGGAATTACGAAAAAAAATAATAACAACTTTATGTTTATTATTAATATATCGTTTTGGAGCTTATATTCCATTACCCGGAATAAATCCATTAGGAATTAGCGATTTTTTAGATAAACTTAATTCTGGATCAAAAGGTTTAATGCAAATTCTTTCCTCTTTTACTGGAGGAGCATTTAATAGAGCATCTATATTAGCTCTAGGTATTATGCCTTATATATCTGCTTCTATTATAATACAACTAATGTGTATTATTATTCCGTATTTACAAAGATTACGTAGAGACGGAGAAAGCGGAAGAAAACAAATTAACCTTCTTACAAGGTGGCTTACTGTAGGTATATGTTTAATACAAGCTCCTGTATATCTTATTTCATTAACTAAACAATTCATCCCATTTTCTTCTCCAAGTTCTTCGTCTGCTTATTTAATAGATATGAATACTTTTTATGGTAGTAGCATGTTTTGGATGATAGGAGTTTTTATTTTAACTTCAGGTACATTATTTACAATGTGGTTAGGAGATTATATTACGGATAAAGGAATAGGTAATGGTGTTTCACTGATTATTATGTCTGGAATTATTGCTCGTTTTCCAAATGCTATAGTTAAAGAAATATTAAATAAAATAAAGAAAGGATATGAAGGTGTAATAATTTTATTTTTAGAAATTTTATTATGGTTATTAGTCATTTTATTTTCTATTATTATTATACAAGCTGTAAGAAAAATTCCAGTACAGTATGTTTCACATTATAAATCTTTAGTAACAGATTCTAAATTAATTCATAAAAGACATCAATATATTCCTTTGAAAGTTACTGTAGCTGGTGTTATGCCTATCATTTTTTCTCAAGCTATTATGTTGTTTCCGTTAACTTTTTCTAATTATATTAAAAATACGGAAATAAAAAAATTTTTTCGACTATTCCAAGATATTTATGGAGTATGGTATAATTCTACTATTTTTATACTAGTTATAGTTTTTACTTTTTTTTATACTGCAATCACTATTCCGGTAAATCAAATAGCTGATGATTTAAAGAGAAATGGAGGACATATTCCTAGAATAAAACCTGGAAAAGATACTGCTGAATATATAGATTATGTTTTATCGAAAATTACTTTTCCCGGAGCAGTTTTATTAGCTATAATAGCTATACTTCCATCTATAGTTTTTAGAATCGGCGTTACACAGAATTTTTCTTTATTTTACGGAGGAACTTCTTTATTAATTGTTGTTGGAGTTATTATAGATATTTCACAACAAATAAATATATATTTATTAAATTATCATTATGATGGATTAATGATGATGAAAAATCGTATCAATTAA
- the rplO gene encoding 50S ribosomal protein L15 yields MDNKIQSNLNFLSPKIGTKRKKLRLGRGQGTGKGGTCGRGHKGAKSRSGFSKKIGFEGGQMPLQRRIPKFGFRRKNKRKIIEINLDKIQNLVDKGLVKSSLNQEILIKNKIINKKDFIKILGRGVISSPLKISAHKFSNKASSSIKKSGGSVFLLSK; encoded by the coding sequence ATGGATAATAAAATCCAATCAAATTTAAATTTTTTATCTCCAAAAATTGGAACTAAAAGAAAAAAATTAAGATTAGGAAGAGGGCAAGGAACTGGAAAAGGAGGAACTTGTGGTAGAGGACACAAAGGTGCAAAATCAAGATCTGGTTTTTCTAAAAAAATAGGTTTTGAAGGAGGACAAATGCCACTTCAAAGAAGGATACCTAAATTTGGATTTAGAAGAAAAAATAAAAGAAAAATTATAGAAATTAATTTAGATAAGATTCAAAATCTTGTTGATAAAGGATTGGTTAAAAGTAGTTTGAATCAAGAAATTCTTATTAAAAACAAAATAATTAATAAAAAAGATTTTATTAAAATTTTGGGAAGAGGAGTAATTTCTTCTCCATTAAAAATAAGTGCACATAAATTCAGTAATAAAGCTTCGTCTTCTATAAAAAAATCTGGAGGATCAGTGTTTTTATTATCGAAATAA
- the rpsE gene encoding 30S ribosomal protein S5, with product MKKTKHTNLELKERLVGVTRVCKVTKGRRYFTFSAIVIKGNENGVVGYGFGRSKEAADAIHKAGEQAKRSICEVYISNGTIPHEQEAKYGGARVLIRPASDGTGIIAGGPLRAVLEAVGLRNVLSKSKGSSNHHNIIKATIRALSKLRDVYIISKQRGISIKKVYHG from the coding sequence ATGAAAAAAACAAAACATACAAATCTAGAATTAAAAGAAAGATTAGTCGGAGTAACAAGAGTTTGTAAAGTCACTAAAGGTAGAAGATATTTTACTTTTAGTGCTATTGTTATTAAAGGTAATGAAAATGGAGTAGTAGGATATGGTTTTGGAAGATCTAAAGAAGCAGCTGATGCTATTCATAAAGCTGGAGAACAAGCAAAGAGAAGTATTTGTGAAGTTTATATATCAAATGGGACAATTCCTCATGAACAAGAAGCGAAATATGGTGGAGCACGTGTCCTTATTAGACCAGCTTCTGATGGAACTGGAATTATAGCTGGTGGACCATTAAGGGCTGTTTTAGAAGCTGTAGGTTTAAGAAATGTTTTATCTAAATCAAAAGGATCTTCTAATCATCATAATATTATTAAAGCAACAATCAGAGCTCTTAGTAAATTAAGAGATGTTTATATAATATCAAAACAAAGAGGAATCTCTATTAAAAAAGTATATCATGGATAA
- the rplR gene encoding 50S ribosomal protein L18: protein MKKKSVKFKKVFGNPDRPRVSVFRSNKNIYAQVIDDLSGKTLTSSSSIEKIFRNSKKNKTDLSIEVGKLLGNRVKKLKIKKLIFDKGKYLYHGRIKFLANGIRETGLDF from the coding sequence ATGAAAAAAAAAAGTGTAAAATTTAAAAAAGTTTTTGGAAACCCAGATAGACCAAGAGTATCTGTTTTTAGAAGTAATAAAAATATATATGCACAAGTTATAGATGATTTATCCGGAAAAACTTTAACATCTTCTTCTTCAATAGAAAAAATTTTTAGAAATTCTAAAAAAAATAAAACAGATTTATCTATTGAAGTAGGTAAATTGCTAGGTAATAGAGTTAAAAAGTTAAAAATTAAAAAATTGATTTTTGATAAAGGAAAATATTTATATCATGGAAGGATTAAATTTTTAGCTAACGGAATTAGAGAAACAGGATTAGATTTTTAA
- the rplF gene encoding 50S ribosomal protein L6 — MSRIGKKPIFIPDDVEIKIINNEISIKGNLGILKEKVSKEIKLRLSENKLFILRSEETKKVKSLHGLYRVLIKNMIIGVTMGFKKELELVGIGYKASYNNDILDLNLGFSHSIMMQLPKEIIVNINIEKGKNPIIILKSCNKQLLGIIAAKIRSLRIPEPYKGKGVRYLGEEVRRKAGKSA; from the coding sequence ATGTCTAGAATTGGTAAAAAACCAATATTTATTCCTGATGACGTTGAAATTAAGATCATCAATAATGAAATATCAATAAAAGGAAATTTAGGAATTTTGAAAGAAAAAGTTTCTAAAGAAATAAAATTGAGATTATCTGAGAATAAATTATTCATTTTGAGAAGTGAGGAAACAAAAAAAGTTAAATCTTTACATGGACTTTATCGTGTTTTAATTAAAAATATGATTATAGGAGTGACTATGGGATTTAAAAAAGAATTAGAATTAGTAGGAATTGGCTATAAAGCATCTTATAACAATGATATTCTAGATTTAAATTTAGGTTTTTCTCATAGTATTATGATGCAGCTTCCCAAAGAAATTATTGTAAATATAAATATAGAAAAAGGGAAAAATCCTATTATTATTTTAAAATCTTGTAATAAACAATTATTAGGAATAATAGCTGCTAAAATTAGATCTTTAAGGATACCAGAACCTTATAAAGGAAAAGGTGTTAGATATTTAGGAGAAGAGGTAAGAAGAAAAGCAGGTAAATCAGCATAA
- the rpsH gene encoding 30S ribosomal protein S8 has product MDTIADFLTRIRNATIAKHKLLEVSTSKMKQEISHVLLENGYILDYKIESKNKIIKIALKYYQDKISVIQKIIRISKPGLRKYCKYKNIPRVLNGLGVAIISTSNGIMTDKEAKIKKIGGEILCYVY; this is encoded by the coding sequence ATGGATACTATTGCTGATTTTTTGACTAGAATTAGAAATGCTACTATTGCAAAACATAAACTTTTAGAAGTATCCACTTCTAAAATGAAACAAGAAATATCTCATGTTTTATTAGAAAATGGATATATTTTGGATTATAAAATAGAAAGTAAAAATAAAATTATAAAAATAGCTTTAAAGTATTATCAAGATAAAATTTCTGTAATCCAAAAAATTATAAGAATAAGTAAACCTGGTTTGAGAAAGTACTGTAAATACAAAAATATTCCTCGTGTATTAAATGGATTAGGTGTTGCTATTATTTCTACTTCTAATGGTATAATGACAGATAAGGAGGCTAAGATAAAAAAAATTGGAGGGGAAATTTTATGTTATGTATATTAA
- the rpsN gene encoding 30S ribosomal protein S14 produces MSKESVKARQKKREKIVMKYASKRKKIKKSKNYELLQKLPRDASPVRLRNRCSITGRSRGYMRKFGISRIVFRNLASQGLIPGVKKASW; encoded by the coding sequence ATGTCTAAAGAATCTGTAAAAGCAAGACAAAAAAAGAGAGAAAAAATTGTAATGAAATATGCAAGTAAAAGAAAGAAAATAAAGAAATCTAAAAATTATGAATTGCTGCAAAAATTACCTAGAGATGCATCTCCTGTACGTTTAAGAAATAGATGTTCTATTACTGGAAGGAGTAGAGGTTATATGAGAAAATTTGGTATTTCCCGTATTGTTTTTAGAAATTTAGCTTCTCAAGGACTTATTCCTGGAGTAAAAAAAGCTAGTTGGTAA
- the rplE gene encoding 50S ribosomal protein L5, which yields MVLYQSRLKNFYDKEIVPNLIKKFGYHCVMKVPKLLKIVIHQGVGISVLDKKIMDFSIKEITDITGQKAITCYSKHDESGFKLRKGTPIGVKVTLRRVRMYEFLERLIIISLPRVRDFNGVKTSSFDGHGNYNMGIVEQIVYPEVNIDKIKKNMGMNITFVTSTNNDMEAKELLTLFGVPFKKK from the coding sequence ATGGTATTATATCAATCTAGATTAAAAAATTTTTATGATAAAGAAATAGTTCCGAATTTGATAAAAAAATTTGGATATCATTGTGTGATGAAAGTTCCAAAATTGTTAAAAATAGTAATCCATCAAGGGGTTGGAATATCTGTATTAGATAAAAAAATCATGGATTTTTCTATAAAAGAAATTACAGATATAACAGGACAAAAAGCAATTACTTGCTATTCTAAGCATGATGAATCTGGGTTTAAGCTTAGAAAAGGAACGCCTATAGGAGTTAAAGTGACTTTGCGTAGAGTAAGGATGTATGAATTTTTAGAGAGACTTATTATTATTTCTTTACCAAGAGTTAGAGATTTTAATGGAGTAAAAACAAGTAGTTTTGATGGACATGGAAATTATAATATGGGGATAGTAGAGCAAATAGTTTATCCTGAAGTAAATATTGATAAAATAAAAAAAAATATGGGAATGAATATTACATTTGTAACTTCTACTAATAATGATATGGAAGCTAAAGAGCTTTTAACTCTTTTTGGAGTTCCTTTTAAAAAAAAATAA
- the rplX gene encoding 50S ribosomal protein L24 has translation MKIKIKKEDQVLILSGNHKGTKGIVKIVFPKKEKAIISGINIVKRHTKSGVKNPKGGIIEKESPIHLSNLKKIENKS, from the coding sequence ATGAAGATAAAGATAAAAAAAGAAGATCAAGTTTTAATTTTATCCGGAAATCATAAGGGAACCAAAGGTATTGTAAAAATAGTTTTTCCTAAAAAAGAAAAAGCTATTATAAGTGGGATAAATATAGTAAAAAGGCATACAAAATCAGGAGTTAAAAACCCTAAAGGGGGTATTATAGAAAAAGAATCTCCTATACATTTGTCTAATTTAAAAAAAATAGAAAATAAGTCATAA
- the rplN gene encoding 50S ribosomal protein L14: protein MLQQESRCKVSDNTGAKEVLVIRVLGGTGKRYASLGDSIIVTIKIALPGGNTVKKGQVFKAVVIRTKNRIRRRDGSYINFDDNACVLINPSGDMIGTRVFGPVARELREKKYMKIISLAQEVL, encoded by the coding sequence ATGTTACAACAGGAATCTAGATGTAAAGTATCTGACAATACAGGGGCAAAAGAAGTATTGGTTATTAGAGTTTTAGGTGGAACTGGAAAAAGATATGCTTCTTTGGGTGACTCTATAATTGTTACTATAAAAATAGCTCTTCCTGGAGGAAATACAGTAAAAAAAGGACAAGTGTTTAAAGCTGTTGTAATTAGAACAAAAAATAGAATAAGAAGGAGAGATGGTTCTTATATTAATTTTGATGATAATGCTTGTGTTTTGATTAATCCATCTGGAGATATGATAGGAACTAGAGTTTTTGGACCTGTAGCAAGAGAATTAAGAGAAAAAAAATATATGAAAATTATTTCTTTAGCTCAGGAAGTATTATAA
- the rpsQ gene encoding 30S ribosomal protein S17, giving the protein MNRFRNIRKQRKGIVTSDKMNKTIIVSEIKKVKHPYYGKSITKKTKYMVHDEKNISKNGDKVFIMETRPISKKKCWRLVSILEKSK; this is encoded by the coding sequence ATGAATAGATTTAGGAATATTAGAAAACAAAGAAAAGGCATAGTTACCAGTGATAAGATGAATAAAACTATAATAGTATCGGAAATAAAAAAGGTAAAACACCCATATTATGGAAAAAGTATAACGAAAAAAACAAAATATATGGTTCATGATGAAAAAAATATTTCTAAAAATGGAGATAAAGTTTTTATAATGGAAACACGTCCTATAAGTAAGAAAAAATGTTGGAGATTAGTGTCTATATTAGAAAAATCTAAATAA
- the rpmC gene encoding 50S ribosomal protein L29, with product MKKNIDIKSFSMEKNLIKEIEIQKEILQKIKLNHSVGLCKNPIEIRFIRKNIAKLKTELNKKNE from the coding sequence ATGAAAAAAAATATAGATATCAAATCCTTTTCTATGGAAAAAAATTTGATAAAAGAAATTGAAATTCAAAAAGAAATTCTTCAAAAAATAAAATTAAATCATTCTGTAGGTTTGTGTAAAAATCCTATAGAAATCAGATTTATAAGAAAGAATATTGCTAAATTAAAAACTGAATTAAATAAAAAAAATGAATAG
- the rplP gene encoding 50S ribosomal protein L16, with the protein MLQPKKTKYKKTQKGRIRGNSKKGFLLSRGLYGIKALEGAWITSRQIEAARVAATRYMKREGRLWINVFPDKPATKKPQEVRMGKGKGPVEFWVSVVKPGRILFEIDGVEMIIAKEALRLAAQKLPIKMKFVFSNEINL; encoded by the coding sequence ATGTTACAACCAAAAAAAACAAAATATAAAAAGACTCAAAAAGGTAGAATACGTGGAAATTCTAAAAAAGGATTTCTTCTTTCAAGAGGGCTGTATGGAATAAAAGCTTTAGAAGGAGCTTGGATTACTTCTAGACAGATAGAAGCAGCAAGAGTAGCTGCAACTAGATATATGAAAAGAGAAGGAAGATTATGGATCAATGTTTTCCCAGATAAACCTGCTACAAAAAAACCTCAAGAAGTACGTATGGGGAAAGGTAAAGGTCCAGTAGAGTTTTGGGTATCTGTAGTGAAACCAGGTAGAATTTTATTTGAGATAGATGGAGTTGAAATGATAATTGCAAAAGAAGCTTTGAGATTAGCAGCTCAAAAACTTCCAATAAAAATGAAATTTGTTTTTTCTAATGAGATCAATTTATGA
- the rpsC gene encoding 30S ribosomal protein S3: MGQKTNPIVNRLGIITGWQSSWCSNYKDRIQEDFKVRRYIEARLPKGIVSRIFIERTLKFITITIRTSRPALVIGKGGDEVDTVRKELKKLTKKEVQINISEVKRPELDASLVAKGLVRQLENRVSYKKSVKSSVLSAMRMNAQGIRIQISGRLNGSEMARCETYKEGRISLGTFRADVDYHMAVANTVYGSIGIKVWIMKGEVYGKRELYPFLGSGIQRKQRAYKYSRKKK, translated from the coding sequence ATGGGACAGAAAACAAATCCAATAGTTAATCGTCTTGGAATTATAACTGGTTGGCAGTCTAGTTGGTGTAGTAATTATAAAGATAGAATACAAGAAGATTTTAAAGTAAGAAGATATATAGAAGCAAGACTTCCAAAAGGAATAGTTTCTCGTATATTCATAGAAAGAACTTTAAAATTTATAACTATTACTATTAGAACATCTAGGCCAGCTTTGGTTATAGGAAAAGGGGGAGATGAAGTAGATACAGTTAGAAAAGAATTAAAAAAACTTACTAAAAAAGAAGTTCAAATTAATATATCTGAAGTTAAACGTCCTGAGCTAGACGCTTCTTTAGTAGCTAAAGGTTTAGTTCGACAATTAGAAAATCGTGTATCTTATAAAAAATCTGTTAAATCATCAGTATTATCTGCTATGAGAATGAACGCTCAAGGAATAAGAATACAAATCTCTGGGAGATTAAATGGATCAGAAATGGCTAGATGTGAAACTTATAAGGAAGGAAGAATTTCTTTAGGAACTTTTCGAGCTGATGTAGATTATCACATGGCTGTAGCTAATACTGTTTATGGAAGTATAGGTATTAAAGTTTGGATTATGAAAGGAGAAGTATATGGGAAAAGAGAATTATATCCATTTTTAGGGAGCGGTATACAAAGAAAACAAAGAGCATACAAATACTCTAGGAAAAAAAAATAG